One Anthonomus grandis grandis chromosome 13, icAntGran1.3, whole genome shotgun sequence DNA segment encodes these proteins:
- the LOC126743966 gene encoding G2/mitotic-specific cyclin-B2-like: protein MSIVPSRHELRKENQENIHPHLALKEDGVKQNIVRRGALGELGNQLKDLHPEKVNNDKATKPKEKVAVQLGGIKKVDNIACKENLERKTVREKPNKESDESPDSNDYTHDIMKYMQQLELDFPIKKRFLTGTKVTASMRAKLVNWLVDVHKSFGMDHDTLFLAISVADRYLQVNRTVDRTQYQLVGTAALMLAGKFIDVYPPSLEDYLYVCNDAFNKKQLLQMEVSLIKSLDFRLGFSIPIFFLRRYCKLAEVTLEEYQLSKYILELALLEYSVAHVRPSIQAAAAVCLAQAIFNDSMTPGLTYWTPVFERVTSYTYADFKHVLHEFACIVNRAKTAKDNVVREKYASSKLMKISTNLRLQGKLIKKYAAIPVKHEMF, encoded by the exons atgtctataGTCCCATCTAGACACGAACTGAGAAAGGAAAACCAAGAGAACATACATCCCCATTTAGCGTTGAAAGAGGATGGTGTCAAGCAGAATATAGTTAGAAGAGGAGCCCTTGGGGAACTAGGAAACCAACTAAAAGACTTACACCCAGAAAAGGTTAATAATGATAAGGCTACTAAACCAAAAGAGAAGGTTGCAGTCCAACTTGGGGGCATAAAGAAAGTGGATAATATAGCTTGTAAG GAAAACCTTGAGAGGAAAACTGTGAGAGAGAAACCAAACAAAGAGAGCGATGAATCACCCGATAGCAACGACTACACTCACGACATAATGAAATACATGCAGCAACTTGAACTGGATTTCCCGATCAAGAAACGTTTTTTGACCGGCACTAAAGTGACAGCCTCGATGAGGGCGAAACTTGTTAATTGGTTGGTGGATGTCCATAAGAGTTTTGGTATGGACCATGATACATTGTTTTTGGCTATTTCTGTTGCGGATAGATATTTACAG GTTAATAGAACAGTAGACCGCACGCAGTACCAACTAGTCGGTACCGCCGCTCTAATGTTAGCCGGAAAATTCATAGACGTGTATCCGCCATCTCTAGAAGATTACTTATACGTGTGCAACGAcgcatttaacaaaaaacaactgTTGCAAATGGAAGTGAGCTTAATAAAAAGTCTCGATTTCCGTCTCGGGTTTTCGATCCCGATATTCTTCTTGAGGCGTTATTGCAAATTGGCCGAGGTTACCCTTGAGGAGTACCAACTGTCCAAATACATTTTGGAACTCGCTCTGTTGGAATATTCTGTGGCACACGTCAGACCGTCGATACAAGCCGCGGCGGCCGTATGTTTGGCCCAGGCCATTTTCAATGATTCCATGACTCCCGGTCTGACCTATTGGACTCCGGTTTTCGAACGGGTTACCTCGTATACTTATGCGGATTTTAAGCATGTTTTGCACGAGTTCGCTTGTATCGTTAACCGGGCCAAGACCGCCAAAGATAACGTAGTCAGGGAGAAATACGCCTCCAGTAAATTGATGAAAATTAGCACGAATTTAAGACTGCAGGGTAAATTGATTAAGAAGTACGCAGCGATACCCGTGAAGCACGAGATGTTTTAG
- the LOC126743659 gene encoding storkhead-box protein 1 isoform X2, whose protein sequence is MTSSRQAGGQDGGTSSCRVKLNHVLAIVVRKEGCQGDPGDFWMYENGYLLFQGLLSSNSVCWWNNALNGATKSLVYYGYVNPGALLVGSEPCAIEVLRNAWARRVLQPPPGYQIVALEDIEHCTANPVPQTQWTPLPEAVCAVVLRLSSQGRPAGIETIREALIIAFPHVSPPSEQTLYDTLVQLTKERKLYNTSSGYYIVTPERKRSRSQSRTRQRRDQENGLEFASQSNKTMLMSTEEAMAMVHGDMTTVRDGNVTHQCIQTNLADVICGGNSSDKILYPRTKRRTTSFPTHRSPEGRGSFRLWSSNRRLRRSASTRTIHKHYVDTSSSTDYPNSGDSTPTPKKESLLSRIFRRSKRSQCQIGTFSAQFPPSEWFNSKAVHLHSVGTQTFAEKDSGIDISAYLETCDISSGSATLPRHHHRRQPSSDVTLPTSYSGSRENSPVSRFGKSPYASSTLPRKLAVRSRDSSRKASRSSIGKSSSAETKSETKHEKKENDVASPRLNGDRQCESAGSNSPVKNLSSIDNSGPSSIESHKSSRTGSSLTSGPSSLESHKTVINRQTVSSPKADSAIKCQTKKEVTRTKISAKTNGSSMSHSNSFTLEVTTNQNGVTVGNGNATATATINTGSPSGANTKIYVQNSPVRSVITFENGQSDLTKPKVVVINGKEETPTKNTNKESQMTKEDNGESETMNNSRKLSLQLPAKDSLQNLIKNVSQSSHNQYISSSNPDSPVANSFRDFSKNSTIYNSNPSSPTKSYEGIPLGKFFKNDVGTKSKVADKNFIGSEPNICYKDVPLTPRENPKKEFPSLSDLSFNFTSLAAQKILKGVSINSVDTLVELNMAANNIDKPNNCEVVHTDFGLF, encoded by the exons GGTTTGTTGTCGTCAAACTCGGTATGCTGGTGGAATAACGCCTTGAACGGAGCCACCAAGAGTCTGGTTTATTATGGTTACGTGAATCCTGGTGCCCTGCTGGTGGGTTCCGAACCATGTGCCATCGAGGTTCTTAGGAACGCATGGGCCAGGAGGGTTCTACAGCCACCACCCGGATACCAAATCGTCGCACTAG aGGACATAGAACACTGTACAGCCAACCCAGTACCCCAAACCCAATGGACACCCCTACCAGAGGCTGTATGCGCTGTAGTGCTAAGACTGTCTAGTCAAGGAAGACCCGCCGGCATAGAAACCATAAGGGAAGCTCTGATAATAGCTTTCCCACACGTGTCACCCCCTAGCGAGCAAACTCTATATGATACGTTGGTGCAGCTCACCAAGGAGCgaaaattatataatacttCTAGTGGGTATTATATCGTTACCCCCGA AAGGAAACGTTCAAGAAGTCAATCGAGGACGAGACAGCGAAGAGACCAAGAAAATGGCCTCGAGTTTGCCAGTCAATCAAATAAAACTATGCTTATGTCGACTGAGGAGGCCATGGCGATGGTGCACGGAGATATGACGACCGTAAGAGATGGAAATGTCACTCACCAGTGCATCCAGACCAATTTGGCTGATGTTATTTGTGGTGGTAACTCCAGCGATAAGATCTTGTATCCAAGAACGAAACGAAGAACGACGTCTTTCCCCACTCATAGGAGTCCCGAAGGGCGAGGGTCATTTAG GCTTTGGAGCTCGAATAGGAGACTAAGAAGGTCCGCCTCAACCCGAACCATCCATAAACATTACGTAGACACGTCCAGTAGTACGGATTATCCTAACAGTGGGGACTCTACACCAACTCCCA aaaaggAATCCCTTCTATCCAGGATATTCCGTAGGTCCAAACGGTCCCAGTGCCAAATTGGCACGTTCAGTGCCCAATTTCCCCCTAGCGAGTGGTTCAACTCCAAAGCGGTTCATTTACATAGTGTTGGCACCCAGACATTTGCTGAAaag GACTCTGGAATCGATATTTCAGCCTACCTGGAAACTTGTGATATCAGTTCAGGATCAGCCACGTTACCACGTCATCATCATAGACGTCAACCGTCCAGTGATGTAACCCTGCCGACCTCCTATAGCGGATCCAGAGAAAACTCGCCTGTTTCACGTTTCGGAAAGTCCCCTTACGCAAGCAGCACCTTACCGAGAAAACTGGCGGTGAGGAGTCGAGATAGCAGCAGAAAAGCGAGCAGAAGTAGCATAGGGAAAAGTTCGTCGGCGGAGACAAAAAGCGAGACGAAAcacgaaaaaaaagaaaacgatgTGGCTTCCCCTCGGTTAAACGGAGATAGACAATGTGAAAGTGCCGGGTCGAATTCACCGGTGAAGAACTTGTCAAGTATAGACAACAGTGGTCCTAGTAGCATAGAGTCTCATAAAAGTAGCAGGACGGGCAGCTCATTGACGTCGGGTCCGTCCAGCCTGGAAAGTCACAAAACCGTGATAAACAGGCAAACGGTTAGTTCACCAAAGGCAGATTCTGCCATAAAATGCCAGACAAAAAAAGAAGTCACCAGGACTAAAATATCTGCAAAAACCAATGGGAGCAGCATGAGCCACAGCAACTCCTTCACCCTAGAAGTGACTACCAATCAAAATGGCGTCACTGTTGGAAATGGTAATGCTACTGCTACAGCCACCATTAACACCGGAAGTCCATCTGGAGCGAACACGAAAATCTACGTGCAAAATTCACCCGTACGGTCGGTAATCACGTTTGAAAATGGCCAAAGTGACCTCACTAAGCCCAAAGTAGTGGTTATCAATGGAAAAGAGGAGACCCCAACCAAAAACACTAACAAAGAATCTCAAATGACCAAGGAGGATAACGGTGAAAGTGAAACGATGAACAACAGTAGGAAGTTGTCGTTGCAACTCCCTGCTAAAGACAGTTTACAGAacttgattaaaaatgtttcacaGAGTAGCCACAACCAATACATTTCCAGTTCGAATCCCGATTCTCCTGTTGCTAACTCGTTTagggatttttcaaaaaactctaCTATCTACAACAGTAATCCTTCCAGTCCCACCAAAAGCTATGAAGGAATTCCTTTgggaaagttctttaaaaatgaCGTTGGGACCAAAAGCAAAGTGGCCGACAAGAACTTTATCGGTTCCGAACCGAACATTTGCTACAAGGACGTTCCACTGACCCCAAGagaaaacccaaaaaaagaGTTTCCCAGTCTGAGCGACTTGAGTTTTAACTTTACCAGTTTAGCCGCTCAGAAGATCTTGAAAGGGGTCAGTATTAACAGCGTTGACACGTTGGTGGAACTCAACATGGCTGCGAACAATATCGATAAACCGAATAATTGCGAAGTAGTCCATACCGATTTTGGCCTTTTCTAA
- the LOC126743659 gene encoding storkhead-box protein 1 isoform X1 codes for MDHRRMEYFTWDDHLKMTSSRQAGGQDGGTSSCRVKLNHVLAIVVRKEGCQGDPGDFWMYENGYLLFQGLLSSNSVCWWNNALNGATKSLVYYGYVNPGALLVGSEPCAIEVLRNAWARRVLQPPPGYQIVALEDIEHCTANPVPQTQWTPLPEAVCAVVLRLSSQGRPAGIETIREALIIAFPHVSPPSEQTLYDTLVQLTKERKLYNTSSGYYIVTPERKRSRSQSRTRQRRDQENGLEFASQSNKTMLMSTEEAMAMVHGDMTTVRDGNVTHQCIQTNLADVICGGNSSDKILYPRTKRRTTSFPTHRSPEGRGSFRLWSSNRRLRRSASTRTIHKHYVDTSSSTDYPNSGDSTPTPKKESLLSRIFRRSKRSQCQIGTFSAQFPPSEWFNSKAVHLHSVGTQTFAEKDSGIDISAYLETCDISSGSATLPRHHHRRQPSSDVTLPTSYSGSRENSPVSRFGKSPYASSTLPRKLAVRSRDSSRKASRSSIGKSSSAETKSETKHEKKENDVASPRLNGDRQCESAGSNSPVKNLSSIDNSGPSSIESHKSSRTGSSLTSGPSSLESHKTVINRQTVSSPKADSAIKCQTKKEVTRTKISAKTNGSSMSHSNSFTLEVTTNQNGVTVGNGNATATATINTGSPSGANTKIYVQNSPVRSVITFENGQSDLTKPKVVVINGKEETPTKNTNKESQMTKEDNGESETMNNSRKLSLQLPAKDSLQNLIKNVSQSSHNQYISSSNPDSPVANSFRDFSKNSTIYNSNPSSPTKSYEGIPLGKFFKNDVGTKSKVADKNFIGSEPNICYKDVPLTPRENPKKEFPSLSDLSFNFTSLAAQKILKGVSINSVDTLVELNMAANNIDKPNNCEVVHTDFGLF; via the exons GGTTTGTTGTCGTCAAACTCGGTATGCTGGTGGAATAACGCCTTGAACGGAGCCACCAAGAGTCTGGTTTATTATGGTTACGTGAATCCTGGTGCCCTGCTGGTGGGTTCCGAACCATGTGCCATCGAGGTTCTTAGGAACGCATGGGCCAGGAGGGTTCTACAGCCACCACCCGGATACCAAATCGTCGCACTAG aGGACATAGAACACTGTACAGCCAACCCAGTACCCCAAACCCAATGGACACCCCTACCAGAGGCTGTATGCGCTGTAGTGCTAAGACTGTCTAGTCAAGGAAGACCCGCCGGCATAGAAACCATAAGGGAAGCTCTGATAATAGCTTTCCCACACGTGTCACCCCCTAGCGAGCAAACTCTATATGATACGTTGGTGCAGCTCACCAAGGAGCgaaaattatataatacttCTAGTGGGTATTATATCGTTACCCCCGA AAGGAAACGTTCAAGAAGTCAATCGAGGACGAGACAGCGAAGAGACCAAGAAAATGGCCTCGAGTTTGCCAGTCAATCAAATAAAACTATGCTTATGTCGACTGAGGAGGCCATGGCGATGGTGCACGGAGATATGACGACCGTAAGAGATGGAAATGTCACTCACCAGTGCATCCAGACCAATTTGGCTGATGTTATTTGTGGTGGTAACTCCAGCGATAAGATCTTGTATCCAAGAACGAAACGAAGAACGACGTCTTTCCCCACTCATAGGAGTCCCGAAGGGCGAGGGTCATTTAG GCTTTGGAGCTCGAATAGGAGACTAAGAAGGTCCGCCTCAACCCGAACCATCCATAAACATTACGTAGACACGTCCAGTAGTACGGATTATCCTAACAGTGGGGACTCTACACCAACTCCCA aaaaggAATCCCTTCTATCCAGGATATTCCGTAGGTCCAAACGGTCCCAGTGCCAAATTGGCACGTTCAGTGCCCAATTTCCCCCTAGCGAGTGGTTCAACTCCAAAGCGGTTCATTTACATAGTGTTGGCACCCAGACATTTGCTGAAaag GACTCTGGAATCGATATTTCAGCCTACCTGGAAACTTGTGATATCAGTTCAGGATCAGCCACGTTACCACGTCATCATCATAGACGTCAACCGTCCAGTGATGTAACCCTGCCGACCTCCTATAGCGGATCCAGAGAAAACTCGCCTGTTTCACGTTTCGGAAAGTCCCCTTACGCAAGCAGCACCTTACCGAGAAAACTGGCGGTGAGGAGTCGAGATAGCAGCAGAAAAGCGAGCAGAAGTAGCATAGGGAAAAGTTCGTCGGCGGAGACAAAAAGCGAGACGAAAcacgaaaaaaaagaaaacgatgTGGCTTCCCCTCGGTTAAACGGAGATAGACAATGTGAAAGTGCCGGGTCGAATTCACCGGTGAAGAACTTGTCAAGTATAGACAACAGTGGTCCTAGTAGCATAGAGTCTCATAAAAGTAGCAGGACGGGCAGCTCATTGACGTCGGGTCCGTCCAGCCTGGAAAGTCACAAAACCGTGATAAACAGGCAAACGGTTAGTTCACCAAAGGCAGATTCTGCCATAAAATGCCAGACAAAAAAAGAAGTCACCAGGACTAAAATATCTGCAAAAACCAATGGGAGCAGCATGAGCCACAGCAACTCCTTCACCCTAGAAGTGACTACCAATCAAAATGGCGTCACTGTTGGAAATGGTAATGCTACTGCTACAGCCACCATTAACACCGGAAGTCCATCTGGAGCGAACACGAAAATCTACGTGCAAAATTCACCCGTACGGTCGGTAATCACGTTTGAAAATGGCCAAAGTGACCTCACTAAGCCCAAAGTAGTGGTTATCAATGGAAAAGAGGAGACCCCAACCAAAAACACTAACAAAGAATCTCAAATGACCAAGGAGGATAACGGTGAAAGTGAAACGATGAACAACAGTAGGAAGTTGTCGTTGCAACTCCCTGCTAAAGACAGTTTACAGAacttgattaaaaatgtttcacaGAGTAGCCACAACCAATACATTTCCAGTTCGAATCCCGATTCTCCTGTTGCTAACTCGTTTagggatttttcaaaaaactctaCTATCTACAACAGTAATCCTTCCAGTCCCACCAAAAGCTATGAAGGAATTCCTTTgggaaagttctttaaaaatgaCGTTGGGACCAAAAGCAAAGTGGCCGACAAGAACTTTATCGGTTCCGAACCGAACATTTGCTACAAGGACGTTCCACTGACCCCAAGagaaaacccaaaaaaagaGTTTCCCAGTCTGAGCGACTTGAGTTTTAACTTTACCAGTTTAGCCGCTCAGAAGATCTTGAAAGGGGTCAGTATTAACAGCGTTGACACGTTGGTGGAACTCAACATGGCTGCGAACAATATCGATAAACCGAATAATTGCGAAGTAGTCCATACCGATTTTGGCCTTTTCTAA